CAATCGCAATAGCGCTATACCTCCTCATTCTTCTGCATCTTATTATTCTTTGATAAAAGGGGAGAATGTTTCCTTGGATACTGGTATGCGTTCAAACCCCAAACATTGGGACACCGACTATACTCAGCTAATATGGAGAACGGGCTCAAAAGAGATAGATGTCAGTAAAATCAAATCAATTACCTTCCAAGTGATGGGGGTAATGGCCGATAAATATATCACAGTAAGAGATATTAGAGCAGTACGCCCAACCTCTTTTATTCAAGATTCGGTGAAGCACATTGTCGACGAATTTGGCCAAAACAATAAAATTGATTTTGAAGGCAAAGTAACCTCTACCGACGATTTGCGACAACATTTCAAAGAAGAAAGCGTTGAACTTCAAGCGCAAGTTCCCACTGATAGGAGCAAATTTGGTGGGTATCTCAATGGACCAAAATTAGAAAGTACGGGGTATTTTCGCACTGAAAAGCATGATGGAAAATGGGCCCTTGTAGACCCCGAAGGGTATTTGTTTTTCTCCACAGGAATAGCCAATGTTCGAATGGCAAATACATCTACTATCACCGGGTTTGATGTGCCTGACGCCTATGTTAAATCACGGGCGAGTACTGATTTAACGCCTGAAGATTCAATGGGCCTCAATAGGCTGAGTAATGCAGCAGCGGAGCATCGCTTCGAGGCATCTGCCATACGTGCCAATATGTTTACTTCCTTACCCGATTATAATGAAGATTTAGGTAACTTTTATGGCTATCGACGCTCTGTGCATACGGGAACGATCGACAAAGGCGAAACCTACAGTTATTACATGGCGAATTTGTCTAGGAAATTTGGAGACATGAGGGTAGACGGAGTACTAGATAAGTGGGAGTCACATACGGTTAACCGTATGCAAAGCTGGGGTTTCACTTCGTTTGGTAACTGGATTGATACGCGTTTTTACGACAATGACAACTTCCCATATTTTGCTAATGGCTGGATAATTGGTGATTTCAAAACGGTAAGCTCAGGCAATGACTATTGGGCGCCTATTCCCGACCCTTTTGATAAAAAGTTCGTTGAACGAACTGACGCTACAGTGAAACAGATAGCGCTAGAAGTTAAAGATAGCCCTTGGTGCGTAGGAGTGTTTATCGATAACGAAAAGAGTTGGGGGATTATGGGGAGCCCCGAATCTCAATTCGGTCTAATAGCGGGTACGATGGCGCTTAATGCAAGCGATAGTCCTGCAAAAACAGCTTTTGTTGAGTGGCTAAAAAATAGATACGAAAACATCCAGACTCTAAACAAAAATTGGGATGTATCCTTCGTTAGCTTTGACGAATTAAATGAAGGCTTTGCAATCAACTTTAATTCAACGGAGGCAATTCAAGACTACAGTGAACTTCTCACCTTTTATGCGGAAGCCTATTTTAAAACGGTAGCTGATTCGATGGGTAAATACATGCCCAATCATCTCTATATGGGGGCTAGGTTTGCGGACTGGGGTATGACACCAGAACTGCGCAGGGCAGCTGCGAAGCATGTTGATGTAATGAGTTATAACTACTACAGAGAGGGTATTAACCCTGTATTTTGGCATTTTCTAGAAGAGCTAGATATGCCTTCTATTATCGGAGAGTTTCATATGGGAGCCTTGGATTCTGGTTTATTCAACCCAGGTTTAATTGGAGCTCATACACAAGAAATACGTGGGCAAATGTACGAAACTTATATGAACTCTGTAATCGATAATCCTTATTTTGTAGGGGCTCACTGGTTTCAGTACATTGACTCTCCAATTGCAGGGCGCGCTTATGATGGAGAAAACTACAACGTAGGTTTTGTCTCAGTTGCAGATATTCCATACAAGCCATTTATTAAATCTGTCAAGCAAGTCAACTACTCGTTATATCAACGTAGGTTTGAGAAGTGATTATTATGGAATGTAAAGACAAATGGAGAATTTTTTGTATAGCTGGCATATTTGCTTTGTCTGGAAAACTCGCGCTTGCCAAAGAATGCGAGTCTTTAGGTGAACGCCTTAGTTCTACAAATTTGGAGTTGTTAAGTGTAGTAACTAAAGACAGTAAATTATGTGTATTACAGAGTGGCTTCCAATGGACAGAAGGGCCTGTTTGGGTAAACGAGTTAAATGGGCTTTTATTTTCTGATATCCCAGCCAGTAAAGTATACCACTACAGTGAAAAGTCGGGAGTTACAGAGTTTTTAAGTGACAGTCGCTTTTCTAATGGTCTAATCATGTCTCCAGATAGAAAGTTGTTATTGCTACAATCTCGAAATCGAACGGTAAGCTTGATGAAAGGAGATGTTGATAAGCCGAACTCTACTTATGAAAATATAATTACTTCTTATGATTCAAAGCGCTTGAATAGTCCAAACGATGGTGTGTTTAACACAACAGGTGACTTGTTTTTTACTGACCCTCCTTACGGGTTACCCAAAGGTATAGATGATCCAGACAAAGAGCTACCGTTTCAAGGCGTCTTTTTATTCACTAAAGCGGACCAGCTTTATTTATTAGAAAGTGAACTTAGTTTTCCAAATGGGATAGCTCTAGCGTTAGATGAAAGCTATTTAGTGGTAGCGGTGTCTGACGAAAAACATAAAGCATGGTATCGGCTTGAGCTGGGCGACGATAATTCAGTTACGAAGAAAACACTTATACATGAGCATAAAGACATAGAGGGTGAAAACTCTAGCGGTCTTCCTGATGGCTTAGCTTTTCACAATAATGGACTGTTGTTCGCGACAGGCCCAGGGGGGCTTTTTGTTTTCGATAGCAATTTAGTGTTGGTTGGTCGTATTTCTATTCCAAATGTCACGTCAAATGTTGCTTTTGATAGTACTTACAAAACCTTATATATCACAGCTAATAACACATTAATGTCTTTAAGTATGATGTAATTGTTTATATTTTATTGTTAACAATTATGGCGTGATGAGTTAAGATATTCGTCATGATTAGGTTGGTGTTTTAACTAACCATTAACAATGGTAAAGAAGATCAAGAATGAACTCCAGACAAATTATTGCGAATGCAGTTATCGTGGCCCTAGGTGGGTTTATATTTGGATTAGATGCAGCACTTATATCGGGTACCGTTAAGTTCATCACAATGGAATTCGGTTTGAGCGATTTAGAAATAGGTGCAGTAGTAAGTGCCCCTGGTTTTGGAGTGCTCTTCGCACTTCTTGTGACAGGGCAAATTTGCAATGCTTTTGGTAGAAGAACCACTTTACTTATTATCTCTTTCCTTTACTTGTTTTCTGCAGTTTTTTCTGTAATAGCTTTTTCATTCGAGACATTGGTTGCCGCTAGATTTATCGGCGGATTGGCATTTACCTCGTTGTCAGTGGCGGCTATGTATATTGGAGAAGTTGCTCCTCCTCAATGGCGGGGAAAGTTAGTGTCTATGATTCAAATTAACATTGTAGTAGGGCTATCTGCAGCGTACTTTGCAAACTATGGCATTGTACAATTGAGCAAGTCAGATCTAACTTGGGTTCACGCAATTGCCTTAGACACCGCCACATGGAGATGGATGCTTGCAGTTGAAATCTTGCCGGCCATCATATGGTTTATATTGCTCTTTAAAATACCGAGAAGCCCAAGATGGTTGGTAATGCAGGGACGTGATGATGAAGCTCTCCTCGTAATGCAATCGATGATGCCAATGGAGCTGGCGCGTAAAGAACTAGCCAATGTCAGATTGAATCTGCAAAAAGATGGAGGTGCGTCAGCGAGCGTGAAGGAATCTTTTAAAATATTATTTTCTAGTCATGTACGAACAGCTGCATTAGTGGGGGTGACAATAGCAATTGTTCAGCAAATAACAGGTATTAATGCCATTATGTTTTACGCTCCAACGGTTTTCGAGCAAGTGGGAATAGGCTCTGATGCAGCATTTCTCCAAGCTGCTATTGTTGGAACTATTAGTGTGTTTTTTACTGTACTCGCCATTTTACTAATAGATAAGCTAGGTAGGAGACCGCTAATAGTTTGGGGGTTGGCATGGGCAGCAATCAGTTTGTTTGCATGTTACCTAGGGTTCAGTTCGGCAACTTATGAAGTAAACGAGCAAGCACTACTGCAATTAAAACGATTTTCCGAGCTGTCTGCACTAACCCAACTTGAAGGCGTTGTTTACCAGTCGGATATTGCTTTTAAGCATGCGCTTCAAGATACGGTTGGAATTGATGTAGCTAAGCAATTTGAAGGTGAGATCTTACAAGCCAGCACAACAATGAATGGCATGTTGGTGCTAGTGGGTATTTCTAGTTTTATTGCCGCATTTCATTTTTCTATAGGGCCCGTAATGTGGGTGCTTTTTTCTGAAATATTCCCTACCCGAGTTCGAGGTGTTGCGATACCTGCCTTCGCTCTTATCGCCAGTATCGTGAGTTATTTGGTCCAGCAGTTCTTTCCTTGGCAGTTATCTAATATGGGAGCAGCAGATATTTTCTTGTTCTACACAGTATGTGGAGTCGTTGGATTTATTGTGTTGTTTAAATTAATGCCAGAAACCAAAAACAAAAGTATTGAAGAAATTGAAGCTTTTTTCGCTTCAAAGCAATTGGCGAAAGGGCTGTAAGTTATGCCACAAAATAATCATGGAAAATCATTACTTGCTATTGGAGAGTGCATGGTCGAGCTTGCTTCATTTAATCACAGTGAAGAGCTATGCCGATTGGGATTTGCGGGGGATACACTCAACGCACTTATCTATGCAAAGCGTTGGGACACTTCTTTGAAATGTGCTTTTTATAGTGCAGTAGGAGTGGACAATTTTAGTAGTAAAGTGTTGTCTTTTTTTGAGCAGCACGAGATCGACACAGAGTATGTCGCACGCAGTAGAAATAGAAATATTGGTCTATACAGCATAGTAATCGATAAAGATGGTGAAAGAAGCTTTGATTATTGGCGAGAGCAATCAGCTGCTCGCGTAATGATGTCACTACATCAAGCTCGCAATACTGTTATTCAAGATGTTGATATGCTGTTTTTCAGCGGTATAGCACTGAGCATTATGTCTGAAGATGACAAACAAAAGCTCATAGAGCTCGTCTCTGTTTGTAAGTCTAGTGGAGTGAAGATAGCATTTGATCCAAACTATCGACCGTCAATGTGGAGTGGACATAAACATGCAAAGCTTTGGTTTGATAAAGCATATCAACTTGCTGATATTGCATTACCAGGTCTTGATGACCATAAAGCGGTATATGACCATGAAAATGTCAACGATGTTGTTGATTACCTAAGCTCTCAAAATTGCAAAGAATTTGTAGTAAAGGCAGGAAAACAAGGAATGTTTGCTTACGTAGACTACGAATGTGTTTACCGGCAAGCATTTAAACCGGTAAAGCAAACGGATACAACCGCTGCTGGAGATTCTTTTGCTGGTGTTTATCTTGCCTCACGCCTTAAAGGTGAAGATGTATCAACCTCAGTTGCTGCGGCTGATGCTATGGCACGGCAAGTTGTCCAGCATCACGGTGCCATTGTACCGCAAGAGAGTACCGAAAAAGCCAAGAACGAAATCAAACAGCAGTGTGGTAAAGGAGAATAGTAATGACTCAGCCAATGAGCTTAGCCACCAAGAGAGCCATCGAAAGGGGATATGATAAAAAAGGTCCCGAATGGATGACAGAATTTGATGTCTACCCGTTAAAAGGCGATTTTGCATATCAAGAAGGGATAATTCGTAGAGACCCTTCATCTATTGTTAAAGTAGACGGTGTATTTCATTGTTGGTACACCAAAGGTGAAGGTGAGACTGTGGGTTTTGGGTCTTCAAATCTTGAAGATAAAGTATTTCCTTGGGATCTTACTGAAGTTTGGCATGCGACTTCGGAAGACGGCGAAACATGGAAGGAACAAGGAGTAGCGATATCAAGAGGCGCACCTGGTTGTTATGACGACCGCGCGGTTTTTACTCCAGAGGTTTTTGTTGAGGGGGATAATTACTATTTAGTCTATCAAAGCGTAAAAGCACCCTATACAAATAGGCAGTACGAAGAAATCGCCATTGCTCATGCTAAAAGTCCCTTTGGGCCATGGCAGAAGTCACCTCAGCCTATTGTTTCTCCTGCTAAGGATGGTGAGTGGATAGGGGACGAGGACAACCGATTCCACGTCAAATCTAAGGGAAGCTTTGATAGCCATAAAGTTCATGACCCATGCCTGCTATCTTTCCAAGGAAAGTATTACCTCTATTACAAAGGAGAGACAATGGGGGAGTCGATGAATATGGGCGGACGAGAAATAAAACATGGCGTAGCAATTGCCAAATCACCGCTTGGACCGTACACCAAATCTGAATTAAACCCGATTTCAAATAGTGGCCACGAAGTCGTTGTTTGGAATTATAACGGTGGCATCGCGACACTACTAACTACCGATGGCCCTGAGAAGAATACGATTCAATTTGCCAATGATGGCCTGAACTTTGAAATAATGGCACATATAAAAGGTGCGCCTGAAGCTATCGGGCTTTTTAGAGAGGACATTCAAACCACAGAAGCACCTGGGTTGAGTTGGGGGCTGTGCCATAAGTATGACAAAAGTTGGAATTGGAACTACATATGTAGATTCGAGGCACGCAAGCAAGTACTTGATGCAGGGACTTTTCAGAACATTGCAAGCTAAATTGAACATACATAGGGGCTTTTTGTAGCCCCACTTCATTGAGTATAAAGAATGCAGTCATTTACCACACGCCAGTGCTATCAACGGCAGGTGAGCGTGTGATGACCTCGTGTCGGAAAGGGTAGACCTTATCTATGCTTATTGCGTTTTCAACAGTGATGTGAATAAAGCGTTCAGCGCCGTCAAAGGCAGGCAGCGTGTCCGTTTCCCAAATGACAGTGGCATTACCTTGTATAAAGTGAAGCGTACCCGTCGTATTTTCAAAAAAGCATAACCCCACACGTCCATCTAGTACAATATTGCCAATGGTGTTGAAAAACTTGTTTCCGCTAAAATCAGGTATGAGCAATGAATTAGCCTCAACGTTAATAAAACCTGATTTTCCACCGCGATGAGACACGTCTATACCTTCATTTGAATTATGCCCGAGCGTGGCGTGACGCGATGCAATATAAAAGGTTTCAGCCGTTGACACCACCTGTTGCAGATGAGTAGTGAGGCCGTTGTACCGTTGAACATTTTTGTGAGTTACTTTCTGCAAAGCGCCTGAGTTACTGACTTTTTGCGTGTCTCTGGTATGAATATACTGTGGGCAGTTACCAAAACTCTGCTCAACAGATACATGAATATCACTCCCCTTTAAATGGCTTATTACGCCATTGAGCCTATTACGTCTTCGGGTCGCGAGCTCTAAACCAAGTATGCCTATTTTACTGCCAGTGTTTACATCAAGACCCAGTAGCGTATCGATTAACGCAAAGGCGCCCTGAGACAAGCCAAGTTGCAAGCGCGTTTCAGAAGGTGAGCGAACGAACCCCTCATCTCCCCAAACAGGTAACGCTACCGGGTGACCAGATTGGTCGAGTAGTCCTACCATCATTAATGGTCCGGATTCAAAAAATGCTCTGTGCTGGGCTGGCATAAAGGGGCGAATAAAGCCTTGTGTTCGTTGCGCTATCGTTTTGGAGATCCCTAACGTATCTTGCGCAAACACTTCGCCCTCGTGAAACACGGGTACTAAACTGTCTGAAGAATGAGGCGTTTTCATAATTTATACTCGAGCTTCTGCAATTTCTGAACTCGGCATAGCAACAAAGCCAGGTAAAGCTTGAATGTTGCCAATCCACGCATTGATATTGGGGTAGTTAACCAATGAAACACCACCTTCTGGAGCGTGAGCAATATAACTGTACATCGCGATATCTGCTGCAGTTAGTCGATTACTTACCAAGTACTTTTCGTTTTGCTCTGCCAAATGACGCTCCATAGTCGTCAACAATGAAGCCGAAGTGGCGAGTACACGTTCAACATCAATAGTTGCACCAAATACATACTCTAGTCGTGCTGCTGCTGGCCCGCGTGCGAGTTCACCTGCAGAAACTGAAAACCAACGCTGAATGGCTGCGATTTCTTGTGGAGTTTCTCCTAACCACTTTGAAGGCTCTGAAGTATGTGCGCTTGCTAAGTAACTAAGAATGGCGTTGGAGTCTGATAGCGTAATGCCACCATCTTGAATAACAGGGACTTGACCAAATGGGTTCATTGCTAAAAATGCATCACCTTTGTGTTCGCCGCTGGCCATATCGGGCTCTACGGTAGTAAAAGGCACATCGATGAGGTGCATAAATAAAGACACCTTATGGCAGTGTCCAGATTTGATATTTTGATAAAGGGTGATAGGTGAAACTATATTAGTAGACATAAGTTCTTCCTCGTTTACGGGTTAAAATTCAAGTTCAGTTAAGTTTGGAAAGTCATCTGGGCGCGTAGCACCTTCCCAGGTTAGACGGCGGGAATCGGCTGAAATAGGATGTTCGTTAATACTTGCAATACGTTTTTCCATAAGGCCTTCGGCGTTAAATTGCCAATTTTCGTTCCCGTAGGCGCGAAACCACTGGTTTGAGTCATTGCGATATTCATAAGCAAAGCGCACAGCAATGCGATTTTCTTTGTAAGCCCAAAGCTCTTTTACAAGCTTGTAGTCCAACTCTCGGTTCCATTTGCGGGTGAGAAAACTCACAATCTGGGCTCTGCCAGTTATGAATTCAGCTCTATTGCGCCACTCACAGTCAAACGTGTAAGCATTCGCAACAGTGACAGGCTCTTTAGAATTCCATGCGTTTTCAGCAAGACGTACTTTTTCAGCAGCACTGCCATCAGAGAATGGTGGAAGCGGTGGTCGCATTGTTAACTCCTTATTGGCGTAACGGGTATTGCTAGGTTCATGTAATAAGAATATTGCTAATTCATTGGAAAATAATTGTGTATTTTTGAAAGTTATTATTTCATTATTTGTAATAGTTGATTTGTGAGTGACGAAAAGTGACGGGAGAGAACGATGGACAAGCTATTTGCAATGAGAGTGTTTGTTACTGTCGAAGCACACAATAGTTTTGTGTTAGCGGCTGAAGCCCTGACAATTTCTGCACCAGCGGCAACTCGAGCTGTGTCTTGGCTTGAACAATCGCTGAATACGAAGCTGTTTCATCGAACGACACGGCGAATTCGTTTAACCGAAGCGGGAGGGCAGTATCTCACTCACGCAAAGCGGATCCTTGAAGACATCGATCATATAGAAGCACAAGTGGCGGGTATTCAAATAAAACCCAGTGGCGTACTGAACGTTACTGCGCCTATTTTATTTGGCGAGCGCTATGTAACGCCCATAATTGCCTCGTTTTTACAGGATTTTCCCGATGTGTCGGTTAATGGATTTATGTATGACAATATCGTGGATTTGATAGAGCATAATATCGATGTGGCCATTCGCATCGGTAAGCCTAAAGATTCGTCATTATATGCAACAACAGTGGGTTTTGTTGGCCGAGTGACCTGCGCTTCGCCTCACTATTTGCAAGAGAATAGCCCTATAATTACGCCTGAAGATTTGAAACAGCATACTATTGTGTATCCCACCCGTTTTAATGAGCCCGCCGTGTGGACTTACCACAAGAACGAAAAACCGATAACCGTAAAGCTAAAACCGCGGTATCAGTGTAATCAAAATAGAAGCGCAATTAACGCGGTTAAGCGCGGATTTGGCGTAACGCGATGCATGTCGTATCAAGTGGCAGAGGAGCTCGCAAGTGGGGAGTTGGTAAAAGTATTGGATACCTTTGAAGACACGGTATTGCCTATTCAAGCCGTTAGTCTTGAGGGACGTCACAATCAAGAAAAAGTAAAACTTTTTATTAC
The DNA window shown above is from Alteromonas sp. KC3 and carries:
- a CDS encoding sugar kinase, yielding MPQNNHGKSLLAIGECMVELASFNHSEELCRLGFAGDTLNALIYAKRWDTSLKCAFYSAVGVDNFSSKVLSFFEQHEIDTEYVARSRNRNIGLYSIVIDKDGERSFDYWREQSAARVMMSLHQARNTVIQDVDMLFFSGIALSIMSEDDKQKLIELVSVCKSSGVKIAFDPNYRPSMWSGHKHAKLWFDKAYQLADIALPGLDDHKAVYDHENVNDVVDYLSSQNCKEFVVKAGKQGMFAYVDYECVYRQAFKPVKQTDTTAAGDSFAGVYLASRLKGEDVSTSVAAADAMARQVVQHHGAIVPQESTEKAKNEIKQQCGKGE
- a CDS encoding LysR family transcriptional regulator gives rise to the protein MDKLFAMRVFVTVEAHNSFVLAAEALTISAPAATRAVSWLEQSLNTKLFHRTTRRIRLTEAGGQYLTHAKRILEDIDHIEAQVAGIQIKPSGVLNVTAPILFGERYVTPIIASFLQDFPDVSVNGFMYDNIVDLIEHNIDVAIRIGKPKDSSLYATTVGFVGRVTCASPHYLQENSPIITPEDLKQHTIVYPTRFNEPAVWTYHKNEKPITVKLKPRYQCNQNRSAINAVKRGFGVTRCMSYQVAEELASGELVKVLDTFEDTVLPIQAVSLEGRHNQEKVKLFITYIKNALAENTYLNAKN
- a CDS encoding glycoside hydrolase family 117 protein, which codes for MTQPMSLATKRAIERGYDKKGPEWMTEFDVYPLKGDFAYQEGIIRRDPSSIVKVDGVFHCWYTKGEGETVGFGSSNLEDKVFPWDLTEVWHATSEDGETWKEQGVAISRGAPGCYDDRAVFTPEVFVEGDNYYLVYQSVKAPYTNRQYEEIAIAHAKSPFGPWQKSPQPIVSPAKDGEWIGDEDNRFHVKSKGSFDSHKVHDPCLLSFQGKYYLYYKGETMGESMNMGGREIKHGVAIAKSPLGPYTKSELNPISNSGHEVVVWNYNGGIATLLTTDGPEKNTIQFANDGLNFEIMAHIKGAPEAIGLFREDIQTTEAPGLSWGLCHKYDKSWNWNYICRFEARKQVLDAGTFQNIAS
- a CDS encoding SMP-30/gluconolactonase/LRE family protein; translated protein: MECKDKWRIFCIAGIFALSGKLALAKECESLGERLSSTNLELLSVVTKDSKLCVLQSGFQWTEGPVWVNELNGLLFSDIPASKVYHYSEKSGVTEFLSDSRFSNGLIMSPDRKLLLLQSRNRTVSLMKGDVDKPNSTYENIITSYDSKRLNSPNDGVFNTTGDLFFTDPPYGLPKGIDDPDKELPFQGVFLFTKADQLYLLESELSFPNGIALALDESYLVVAVSDEKHKAWYRLELGDDNSVTKKTLIHEHKDIEGENSSGLPDGLAFHNNGLLFATGPGGLFVFDSNLVLVGRISIPNVTSNVAFDSTYKTLYITANNTLMSLSMM
- a CDS encoding glutathione S-transferase family protein, coding for MSTNIVSPITLYQNIKSGHCHKVSLFMHLIDVPFTTVEPDMASGEHKGDAFLAMNPFGQVPVIQDGGITLSDSNAILSYLASAHTSEPSKWLGETPQEIAAIQRWFSVSAGELARGPAAARLEYVFGATIDVERVLATSASLLTTMERHLAEQNEKYLVSNRLTAADIAMYSYIAHAPEGGVSLVNYPNINAWIGNIQALPGFVAMPSSEIAEARV
- a CDS encoding beta-galactosidase — translated: MTIRTRFGVVATCVLAAVGLQACAKREAYLITDTKELASQHESNTSHDMLESMVTLNEDTKSLINANAVDWQISTADDGEGQLNIKFNAASANKPFLTINAESTWDFSLNDTVAVVMDIDNPSSEPVHLHVALTDVHGKKHNRNSAIPPHSSASYYSLIKGENVSLDTGMRSNPKHWDTDYTQLIWRTGSKEIDVSKIKSITFQVMGVMADKYITVRDIRAVRPTSFIQDSVKHIVDEFGQNNKIDFEGKVTSTDDLRQHFKEESVELQAQVPTDRSKFGGYLNGPKLESTGYFRTEKHDGKWALVDPEGYLFFSTGIANVRMANTSTITGFDVPDAYVKSRASTDLTPEDSMGLNRLSNAAAEHRFEASAIRANMFTSLPDYNEDLGNFYGYRRSVHTGTIDKGETYSYYMANLSRKFGDMRVDGVLDKWESHTVNRMQSWGFTSFGNWIDTRFYDNDNFPYFANGWIIGDFKTVSSGNDYWAPIPDPFDKKFVERTDATVKQIALEVKDSPWCVGVFIDNEKSWGIMGSPESQFGLIAGTMALNASDSPAKTAFVEWLKNRYENIQTLNKNWDVSFVSFDELNEGFAINFNSTEAIQDYSELLTFYAEAYFKTVADSMGKYMPNHLYMGARFADWGMTPELRRAAAKHVDVMSYNYYREGINPVFWHFLEELDMPSIIGEFHMGALDSGLFNPGLIGAHTQEIRGQMYETYMNSVIDNPYFVGAHWFQYIDSPIAGRAYDGENYNVGFVSVADIPYKPFIKSVKQVNYSLYQRRFEK
- a CDS encoding nuclear transport factor 2 family protein, producing the protein MRPPLPPFSDGSAAEKVRLAENAWNSKEPVTVANAYTFDCEWRNRAEFITGRAQIVSFLTRKWNRELDYKLVKELWAYKENRIAVRFAYEYRNDSNQWFRAYGNENWQFNAEGLMEKRIASINEHPISADSRRLTWEGATRPDDFPNLTELEF
- a CDS encoding MFS transporter — translated: MNSRQIIANAVIVALGGFIFGLDAALISGTVKFITMEFGLSDLEIGAVVSAPGFGVLFALLVTGQICNAFGRRTTLLIISFLYLFSAVFSVIAFSFETLVAARFIGGLAFTSLSVAAMYIGEVAPPQWRGKLVSMIQINIVVGLSAAYFANYGIVQLSKSDLTWVHAIALDTATWRWMLAVEILPAIIWFILLFKIPRSPRWLVMQGRDDEALLVMQSMMPMELARKELANVRLNLQKDGGASASVKESFKILFSSHVRTAALVGVTIAIVQQITGINAIMFYAPTVFEQVGIGSDAAFLQAAIVGTISVFFTVLAILLIDKLGRRPLIVWGLAWAAISLFACYLGFSSATYEVNEQALLQLKRFSELSALTQLEGVVYQSDIAFKHALQDTVGIDVAKQFEGEILQASTTMNGMLVLVGISSFIAAFHFSIGPVMWVLFSEIFPTRVRGVAIPAFALIASIVSYLVQQFFPWQLSNMGAADIFLFYTVCGVVGFIVLFKLMPETKNKSIEEIEAFFASKQLAKGL
- a CDS encoding pyridoxamine 5'-phosphate oxidase family protein, whose amino-acid sequence is MKTPHSSDSLVPVFHEGEVFAQDTLGISKTIAQRTQGFIRPFMPAQHRAFFESGPLMMVGLLDQSGHPVALPVWGDEGFVRSPSETRLQLGLSQGAFALIDTLLGLDVNTGSKIGILGLELATRRRNRLNGVISHLKGSDIHVSVEQSFGNCPQYIHTRDTQKVSNSGALQKVTHKNVQRYNGLTTHLQQVVSTAETFYIASRHATLGHNSNEGIDVSHRGGKSGFINVEANSLLIPDFSGNKFFNTIGNIVLDGRVGLCFFENTTGTLHFIQGNATVIWETDTLPAFDGAERFIHITVENAISIDKVYPFRHEVITRSPAVDSTGVW